The Arachis duranensis cultivar V14167 chromosome 2, aradu.V14167.gnm2.J7QH, whole genome shotgun sequence genome has a window encoding:
- the LOC107474897 gene encoding protein MAIN-LIKE 1-like, translating to MGDDPERLYRLDGVAHITGVINDELRRCISSMRRQQGMRLDERYVSYLQMAGLYHLARLNDRWFRLDELLVSAFVERWHPEMHTFHMPFRECTITLQDVAHQLGLPVDGHYVSGCLTDFHVYIQGGRPAWQWFQELLGVLPPPSQIQKFAVNCSWFQETFGECPEGADEATVRRFARAYIMMLLGTQLFADKSGNRIHIRWLPYVARLEEMGGYSWGSAALAWLYRCMCQEANRHVVKLAGPLQLLQPSASPSRPSCRSA from the exons ATGGGGGACGATCCGGAAAGGCTGTATCGTTTGGATGGAGTCGCTCATATCACCGGGGTGATCAACGATGAG CTCCGGCGTTGCATATCGAGTATGCGGCGCCAGCAGGGAATGCGGCTCGATGAGCGGTACGTTTCGTACTTGCAGATGGCTGGATTATACCATCTTGCGAGACTGAACGACAGATGGTTCCGACTAGACGAGCTGCTTGTGAGTGCATTCGTCGAAAGGTGGCATCCGGAGATGCACACTTTCCACATGCCTTTCAGGGAGTGTACCATCACACTTCAGGACGTGGCCCACCAGTTGGGTTTGCCAGTGGACGGACATTACGTCAGCGGTTGCCTTACGGATTTCCACGTATATATACAGGGTGGCCGGCCAGCTTGGCAGTGGTTCCAGGAGTTACTCGGTGTGTTACCTCCCCCGAGCCAAATTCAAAAGTTCGCTGTGAACTGCAGCTGGTTCCAGGAGACCTTTGGAGAGTGCCCCGAAGGGGCCGATGAGGCGACAGTTAGGCGCTTTGCCCGTGCCTATATCATGATGTTGTTGGGCACGCAGCTGTTTGCAGACAAGTCAGGCAATCGTATTCACATCAGATGGCTACCGTACGTGGCTAGGCTTGAGGAGATGGGTGGCTACAGTTGGGGGTCGGCGGCGCTTGCATGGTTGTACCGATGTATGTGCCAAGAGGCCAACAGACATGTCGTGAAATTAGCTGGGCCATTACAGTTACTTCAGCCTTCTGCTTCGCCATCCAGACCCTCCTGTAGGTCGGCCTGA